The region CTTGACCTGATCGAGGGTGCAGTAGAGGTTCTCGGGCCCGCAGAGCTCCCACTCCGGCTGCAGCGTGCAGTGGTGCACCTTGAACTCTTCCGCCAGCGCGTCGCGCACGGCGTTGAGAACGGCCGCGCTCGACACCACGTCGAGCTCGCGCAGCAGCACGTGACACGTCAGCACGGGCAGACCGGAGGCAATCGACCAGACGTGCAGATCGTGCACCCCCTCGACCCCAGGCACCTCGAGAATCACGTGAACCAGGCGATCCATGTCGATGTGGGCGGGGGCCCCCTCCATCAGCACGGACGTGGAGTCGCCGATGATCTGCCAGGCGCCGAAGCCGATGAGCACGGCGATGAGCACGGCAATCACCGGATCGAGCCACGTCCAGGTCGGTTGCCACCACATGAGCGCCGCCGCCACGATGACCCCCAGAGATGCCGCGGCATCGCCCATGACGTGCAGCACCGCCGACTTCACGTTCAGGTTCTCGCCGCCGTCAGACGACAGGTCGTGCCCCACCCAGAGGTTCACAACCAGCCCCACCAGGGCAGCCACGATCATCATGCCGCCCTCCACCGCGACGGGCGCAAACAGGCGTCCCCACGCCTCGTGCGCGATGAAGAGCGCAATCACGACGAGGGTGGCCGAGTTGAAGAGCGCCACCATGATGCCCGTGCGGTGATAGCCGTAGGTGCGCTGCGCGGTGGGCGGGCGCTCGGCCTGCCGCACCGCGAACCACGAAAGCCCGATGGCCACGATGTCGGTGAGCACATGGCCCGCATCGGCGAGCAGGGCCAGCGAGTGAGAGAGAATGGCCACGGTGAGCTCGACCACGAGCACGAAGGCGATGAGCACGAACGCCACGGCCAGCTTGCGCGCGGCGCCCGGCCCTGTGGGGAGGGGATGGGCGTGTCCTCCGCCGTGGCTGTGATCGTGGCCGTGGGAATGGCCACCTTTAGGCGCGTCGTGATGCCCGTGCGCGTGGCCGGGATGGGTAACGCCCGACGGAGAGCCGTGAGCGTGATCGCAGTCGTGATGATCGTGGGCAGTACCGGACAAGCGCATCCTCCTTCCGCGTGAGCGCGGCTCTCGGGGGATTGGCCGTGCGTTCTCTTGATTCCCCCCGTGATGAGGCGCGCACGTCAGAGCGACTTGGGCGGCTACCTCGACGGATGCCGAGAGAAGAAGCGCCAGATGCGGAGACAGGCGTCGATGTTCCTCGACGTCGCTCCGCGCCCCGCACTTCTGTAGGGCTGGCCACCCGGCCAGGTGTGCCCGCCGCCCTCGATGGTGAGCTGCACCACCTCTGCGTCTGCACGCCCGC is a window of Pseudomonadota bacterium DNA encoding:
- a CDS encoding cation transporter, whose amino-acid sequence is MRLSGTAHDHHDCDHAHGSPSGVTHPGHAHGHHDAPKGGHSHGHDHSHGGGHAHPLPTGPGAARKLAVAFVLIAFVLVVELTVAILSHSLALLADAGHVLTDIVAIGLSWFAVRQAERPPTAQRTYGYHRTGIMVALFNSATLVVIALFIAHEAWGRLFAPVAVEGGMMIVAALVGLVVNLWVGHDLSSDGGENLNVKSAVLHVMGDAAASLGVIVAAALMWWQPTWTWLDPVIAVLIAVLIGFGAWQIIGDSTSVLMEGAPAHIDMDRLVHVILEVPGVEGVHDLHVWSIASGLPVLTCHVLLRELDVVSSAAVLNAVRDALAEEFKVHHCTLQPEWELCGPENLYCTLDQVKRAPTSTPASLPASAAAAAGAKGDASS